One genomic region from Eptesicus fuscus isolate TK198812 chromosome 4, DD_ASM_mEF_20220401, whole genome shotgun sequence encodes:
- the NFATC2IP gene encoding NFATC2-interacting protein isoform X2, giving the protein MAEPVRKRGRRSRGGGVGRGTRGARGRRPGAQRCPARRSVETVLVDLVSDSDEEILEVSTARGSADPVEVSLPESPVPVAPPDNRDDSDSDSEGADARPAGAPPPLVRRRRRLLLDPGEAPAVPVYSEKVKSSLQLIPDHLPLLKLCPPGAEEEGDMADSSSPHAEDLPGPDSPWKKKLRSKAEEEEERRTVSLSQDTSPVPSPLPRTKSRKHSRALQKLREVNKRLQDLRSCLSPKQRQGQDPLSQDDEVVLLEGPVLPRSPRRFQLKVRCRADLIRLPVTMSEPLQSVVDHMATHLGVSPSRILLLFGETELSPTATPRTLKLGVADIIDCVVLASSPEAAETAHLLQLRVQGKEKHQTLQVSLSRDSPLKTLMSHYEEAMGLSGHKLSFFFDGTKLSGKELPADLGMESGDLIEVWG; this is encoded by the exons ATGGCGGAGCCGGTGAGGAAACGGGGCCGGCGCTCCAGAGGCGGCGGTGTCGGCCGAGGAACTCGGGGGGCCCGGGGCCGGCGACCTGGCGCCCAGCGGTGTccagcccggcgctccgtggagACGGTGCTTGTGGACTTGGTCAGCGACAGTGATGAGGAAATCTTGGAGGTTTCAACGGCGCGTGGCTCCGCGGACCCGGTCGAAGTCTCGCTCCCGGAGTCCCCCGTGCCGGTCGCGCCCCCCGACAACCGGGACGACAGCGACAGTGACAGCGAAGGGGCGGACGCACGGCCGGCTGGAGCCCCTCCGCCCCTggtccggcggcggcggcggctgctgctggatccgggggaggcacCGGCGGTTCCGGTGTACTCCGAGAAG GTGAAGAGCAGCCTCCAGCTCATCCCAGATCACCTGCCCCTCCTGAAACTCTGTCCCCCAGGGGCTGAGGAAG AGGGGGATATGGCGGACTCTAGCAGTCCCCATGCTGAGGATCTCCCAGGCCCAGACTCTCCCTGGAAGAAGAAGCTGAGGAGCAAggctgaggaagaagaagagagaaggacgGTGTCTCT GTCTCAGGACACCTCTCCTGTGCCCTCACCTCTGCCAAGGACCAAGAGCAGAAAACATTCTCGAGCTCTCCAGAAGTTAAG GGAGGTGAACAAGCGCCTCCAGGATCTTCGCTCCTGCCTGAGTCCCAAGCAGCGTCAGGGCCAGGACCCCCTGAGCCAAGACGATGAGGTGGTCCTTTTGGAGGGGCCCGTTCTCCCAAGGAGCCCTCGACGCTTCCAGCTCAAAGTCCGGTGCCGTGCTGACCTGATCAGATTGCCCGTCACCATG TCGGAGCCCCTACAGAGTGTGGTGGACCACATGGCCACCCATCTCGGGGTGTCCCCAAGCAGGATCCTCTTGCTCTTTGGAGAGACAGAGCTGTCCCCTACCGCCACCCCCAGGACCCTAAAGCTTGGAGTGGCTGACATCATTG ACTGTGTGGTGCTGGCGAGCTCCCCCGAGGCAGCAGAGACCGCCCACCTGCTCCAGCTGCGCGTGCAGGGGAAGGAGAAGCACCAGACGCTGCAGGTCTCGCTGTCCCGA GACTCTCCTCTCAAGACCCTCATGTCCCACTACGAGGAGGCCATGGGACTCTCCGGCCACAAGCTCTCCTTCTTCTTTGATGGGACAAAGCTTTCGGGCAAGGAGCTGCCGGCTGATCTGGGCATGGAATCCGGGGACCTCATTGAGGTCTGGGGCTGA
- the NFATC2IP gene encoding NFATC2-interacting protein isoform X1 encodes MAEPVRKRGRRSRGGGVGRGTRGARGRRPGAQRCPARRSVETVLVDLVSDSDEEILEVSTARGSADPVEVSLPESPVPVAPPDNRDDSDSDSEGADARPAGAPPPLVRRRRRLLLDPGEAPAVPVYSEKVKSSLQLIPDHLPLLKLCPPGAEEEGDMADSSSPHAEDLPGPDSPWKKKLRSKAEEEEERRTVSLSQDTSPVPSPLPRTKSRKHSRALQKLREVNKRLQDLRSCLSPKQRQGQDPLSQDDEVVLLEGPVLPRSPRRFQLKVRCRADLIRLPVTMSEPLQSVVDHMATHLGVSPSRILLLFGETELSPTATPRTLKLGVADIIDCVVLASSPEAAETAHLLQLRVQGKEKHQTLQVSLSRDTGHVALVPTLIQNDLILTWLHLRRPYFQDSPLKTLMSHYEEAMGLSGHKLSFFFDGTKLSGKELPADLGMESGDLIEVWG; translated from the exons ATGGCGGAGCCGGTGAGGAAACGGGGCCGGCGCTCCAGAGGCGGCGGTGTCGGCCGAGGAACTCGGGGGGCCCGGGGCCGGCGACCTGGCGCCCAGCGGTGTccagcccggcgctccgtggagACGGTGCTTGTGGACTTGGTCAGCGACAGTGATGAGGAAATCTTGGAGGTTTCAACGGCGCGTGGCTCCGCGGACCCGGTCGAAGTCTCGCTCCCGGAGTCCCCCGTGCCGGTCGCGCCCCCCGACAACCGGGACGACAGCGACAGTGACAGCGAAGGGGCGGACGCACGGCCGGCTGGAGCCCCTCCGCCCCTggtccggcggcggcggcggctgctgctggatccgggggaggcacCGGCGGTTCCGGTGTACTCCGAGAAG GTGAAGAGCAGCCTCCAGCTCATCCCAGATCACCTGCCCCTCCTGAAACTCTGTCCCCCAGGGGCTGAGGAAG AGGGGGATATGGCGGACTCTAGCAGTCCCCATGCTGAGGATCTCCCAGGCCCAGACTCTCCCTGGAAGAAGAAGCTGAGGAGCAAggctgaggaagaagaagagagaaggacgGTGTCTCT GTCTCAGGACACCTCTCCTGTGCCCTCACCTCTGCCAAGGACCAAGAGCAGAAAACATTCTCGAGCTCTCCAGAAGTTAAG GGAGGTGAACAAGCGCCTCCAGGATCTTCGCTCCTGCCTGAGTCCCAAGCAGCGTCAGGGCCAGGACCCCCTGAGCCAAGACGATGAGGTGGTCCTTTTGGAGGGGCCCGTTCTCCCAAGGAGCCCTCGACGCTTCCAGCTCAAAGTCCGGTGCCGTGCTGACCTGATCAGATTGCCCGTCACCATG TCGGAGCCCCTACAGAGTGTGGTGGACCACATGGCCACCCATCTCGGGGTGTCCCCAAGCAGGATCCTCTTGCTCTTTGGAGAGACAGAGCTGTCCCCTACCGCCACCCCCAGGACCCTAAAGCTTGGAGTGGCTGACATCATTG ACTGTGTGGTGCTGGCGAGCTCCCCCGAGGCAGCAGAGACCGCCCACCTGCTCCAGCTGCGCGTGCAGGGGAAGGAGAAGCACCAGACGCTGCAGGTCTCGCTGTCCCGA gacaccggTCATGTTGCATTAGTGCCCACCCTAATCcagaatgacctcatcttaacttggttACATCTGCGAAGGCCCTACttccaa GACTCTCCTCTCAAGACCCTCATGTCCCACTACGAGGAGGCCATGGGACTCTCCGGCCACAAGCTCTCCTTCTTCTTTGATGGGACAAAGCTTTCGGGCAAGGAGCTGCCGGCTGATCTGGGCATGGAATCCGGGGACCTCATTGAGGTCTGGGGCTGA